The DNA window AGCTCCACAGGACCAGCACAACATACTTCTTCATAAGGTCTGCCCTCCTCTCCAGCTTCAAGGCTCCCATTAGGACACAGACCATGGCAGAGAGTGAAGCTGGCAAGTTTATTTTTCCATATAACAAAGCTTTTCTTGTTGCTATAACAAGACTTCTTGAATCTTGACTATTGCTAATGAGAATAGCCCATCCCAATGACATTTCACTGACTTCAAAGCAAAGTCCTCAAGGGAGAGTTTGCCTAGAGAGCCTCACAACAGAGGGACCCCATGCCCTGCAGCAGAACAGCTGGGTGAACCCAGTGAAAGAAGACTCAGTCTCACTGAGCAGCTGCCAACATCAACAAAGCTTTTAGTACACCAGAAACATTGACATTTCACTTTAAACTGAGGATTTAAACTGACGGGCAGGGgagaacataaaaatatttctttgtgaCCAGTCCTGGGTACCAAAGTCTGGATCTGGTCAGGAACAGAAAAAGTAGACTCATAGCCAAAAGGGGCCATCCTGTATCTGGCAACCTGGGAGTCAAAAGCCTTATTTTTTCCACAAGAGTGGATAAAATGACACTGTGTGGGTGGGTAGTTGCACAGGTTGGTGATGTTTCCCTCTGATTCAATGAGCCAAAAGCATAATAATAGTTCCTTAGGGATATGACCTTGAAAATGTGAAGATGCCTCCATTCATGGTTCCAAAGCAGGACAGTGCAACAAGGACAGGGACCACGGAGATCAGGCTTTTGAAGGCTCGCTGCACGAAGCTCTGGAAGAAGAGCAAATGTGACTTTAGGGAACATGTGGTGATCTCTAGGTTAGGTGACATCAGGGTcaaaaaatcaagaaaacttCTGCTAAAGAAGTAATATAGAAGTCATAAATCTCACATTTTCTACTGTCATCTATAggctatttttcattatttttttagccACGACAAGAAGAATTTACTGTTGCCCAGTAATCTTGATAAATTACAAAGCAATAAAGCATTTTATAGGAAAATCATCTCAAAGAATTGCCATGATCACAGCATAAGCTGGCCACACTGAGGAGATAACAGCAATGACAACTCaccacagccacagcaggagAAGCCAGAACATCCTGTGTTCCCAGGACTGTGTAATAGGAGACATTGGTGAGCATGTACCCCACAATTACCGTGATCACAGACACGATGACAGCCAGGGGGATATTTCTACAAGGAAGAggaacaaacacacaaaaatctaGCTGCTATCCCTTGTTATGCCCAGTATTACTGCAGATTTTATCTGGTAGTACAACGGATTGCAGTCAGGTGAACCCACAAACTCATTCCCCCTGTACTGCACTTGGGAAAGCTGCGGGACCCCCAAGGCTGGAAACCCAGGGCAGCTTCCTCCCAGCCTTACCGTTCAGGTTTGACCAACTCTTCACGCACAAAGCTGGTCTGAAACCTGCACGATGGGAAGAGACGGGGTGAGAGTCTGAGTCATGCTGAGGGCACCAGCGTGCTGCCCGTGAAGTGCCCTCCCATCGCACCTACCAGCCGGAGTATGCGAACATGCCTGCATAGAAAGCCAGGGGGAGCTTATCCACAACCAGCGACTGTCTGTCAAAAGCATCCTGGAAGTTCTCGGTGTGGCCTGAAGAGGAGATAAACAAtggacacagagcaggaaaacGTCAGAGACAGGCTTCCTTCCCTGTAGGTTAACATCCCTTGTACCTCTTGCCCAGACCTGGGAGGAGTGTTTGTGATTTCCTTGGAACAGAGTATTTGAATTCATCTCATTGCTTTAATTTCAATGCTGTTGCTGATATGTTTACTCTCCTTTCCTACACTGacataaaaaccaaaaaaatctatCCCTTGTCCAACTATGGTAGACATTTCAGGAAGAGCAACAACAATAGCTGGTTGTTTTCCAACAGATCCTGCTGTGGGAACAGGAGATGATGGAAACAAGGGAATCCATGTTGTCCTCTCCTTTCTTTAGGCCAAAAATTAAGTTGTTGGATTGACCCCCCCGTTCCATCCCCAGCCCCCTCAGCAGCTGGACACACACTGCCCTTTGATGTGGTGCAGCCAGCGAGGCAGCTAACTCAGCTCTCACTGTGCTctctcctgttcctgctgctggagcactgaccccagccctgtgctggccaGAGCATGGGAACCAGGCtggaggaggggatgggagcagaGATCTGCCAGTCTGACCCACCACCACTCACCCACAGAAAGTGACACGGggagaagcaaataaaattttcaaagtaGAGGTGTCTCAGGTAATTACCAACTCTCCTAAGTTTCCTTCAAGCTTGAAATAACACAACTgaacttaacaaaaaaaaaaaaaacaaagtcaggatttttgctaaataaaaaaaataacaaagagaGAAATGCTGAATGGCCTCTCATTTAAACACAGTCAAAAGAATCTGCATTCCAAACATTTTCAGATCCAGGCAACCTAAGGTTTGGTTCCACATCAATGTTAAATTTTCCATAATAAACTCCCTGTAAGAGGTGAGAAGCTTGCCTAGTTGAGCTCCACCAGACAAGGTGTGACATGGCACGGAACATATGGAGAAAGTCAGGCCACTTCTATGGAGGTGCTTCTGCAAGAAGTTCAGTGACGAGACTTGGGCTCTTGGGTTTGAAATGCTGGCCCAACGAGTCTCTAATACAAGCCTGAGACAAACAGAAGGCAATGACAGAGGAAAGGGCAGaagcaaaatcaaaagaaaaagtatcaTAAGGCAGAGGAATCgggcaaaattatttaaaagcacaaaactgatttttaagcacaaaaaaaaaatgaagtcagtttaaaacagttttgaaaaaaactaACCCAAAATATAGGAGTGGGCCTATTGGGAtactttttctgttctgaaatgaTGGCTGGTAAGTGATGGTGCATGAAAAGGATTTATTGCCTGCAATGCATTAATGAGCAATTTACAGTCCCCCATGAGTCACATTAAATCCAACCTGTCATACTGGAGTCTCTCAGTGAATTCTCCCTCCAGATGTCACCTGCATTTATCCTTCCTCCCCCAGAGGATGGGAACCAGGGCTCCAGATTGTCATTTGAAGGCATTCCTAACAATAATGGCTCAGGATTCCTAGCTGCAGGGTAGTCATTTAGTTCAGCCAGCCACCCCAAGGGGAGCTTTGCTTGTTCAAaggaagcagctccaggcatCAGAAAGAAACATGAACATGGAGCCCACTGCCTGtggtgttttctctgcagaagaaGGTAATAGCATGAAGAGGGAGCAGGCTTCATGCCTTGAGTGGGAATGCCTTGGGCTTTTCTATAAACTGAGGCTTGGATTGAAGGCAATACTCTTGTATCCTTCACAGAAGATACTACTGGTAGGGTTTTTCTCCCCCACTCTGCATGTGTGTCATGGTTTCATTTAAACTAGGTGGAAACCACCACATTATGGGCATGGAATTCTGTACCAAGTTCATTGTAAATTCACTAAGTTACCACCCATTTTGATCTGGAGGTAAAAAGCATCAGCTTATGCCACAGGAGGGTTAGAAATGCCACTACCAGGGCTCAGCCTAGAGCTGGTAACACACTGCACATCTGTGACTGGCACAGGGGATGCTGTCACATATCCTAAATGTCCTTCGAATATGTGCTTCTTGGGAAAGATTTCGAGCTACACTGGAAATAGGCAAGTCTGACTACAAAGAAAGATCATCTGCAGAGGAAGGTGCCTGTATGACCCTCGGATCATCCACTAGCACTAAGACCCACAAAATTTTGAAGAAAGCACCACCCAGCCAGGTACATCAGCGCAGTAAAATGATGCAGGTTGTGCTGGACTCGGCTCCCAGCAAATCCACATCTGGCACATGGACAGAGAAAGCTCCTGTCAGCTGGGTGAGCACCACACTTGAACTTGGGAATGACAAAAGCCATGAAGGGTGCACACTGAGCACCCTCCCTCAGCCATGCAGCAACACCTACCCTGGGCCAGCAGCATCATCCCTGGCACAATGATGAGTGCAAGAGCCAGGAGTTTGACAATGGAGAGAGCCGTCTGCAGCCGAGCGCTCCAGGTGACACTCCAGGAATTGAGGGTGAGGACCGTGTCTGGAGAGAAAACCACACTGCTACAGCTGCAGCTTGTACTcaacacacacaggaaaaaatacagcagctCCCCCTGCTCTAGGGGTGCTGGGGGAAGGCCGCACCTTTTTGCCTTAGAGAGGATGCCTGGGGTGAGAGATTTCAGAAAACACTGGTGTGGTCCAGCACAAAGTGTTTAAAGAGGAAGCTGACTTATGCTCCTAAAAGGGAGCAGGAACCTGGTTCATGCTGGGTGATCCACACCTGCCTGGAAGAAAGGTGTGAGACATCTCAGCGGCCCACTTCACAGAATTCCCTGCGCCAGTCCACACCAGTCTGGAACAGGCAGGACAGATTCATGGGTTGGATGCACCAGGAGAGGAGTCCAAAACCTCAAGCCTTATACCTACAACTCACACGGCTTTTGTACAATTACGCATGGAGAGTTTTTGCTCCCACACCTGGCAAAATCCCCCTACCTAGGGCTCCAGCTGGTCAGACCCATTCCCCTTCCTAGAGAATATAGCGGCCCAACACCCTCACCTTGAATCTGAACTTTTTGGTTAGCTGAGAAGGTAAAACAGGACCTTTATCCCACATATGTCCCAGGAAATAACACCCCATAAATGGTCCTAATCTAGGGCAGAGAGGCCAGGATGGACAATCCCACAAGTGTTAGTACTTACAGTAGCCCAGGAGAGATACGAGCTTCAccgcagggacaggggcagcaCAGGGGGCAAAAAATGGCTCCAGCATGTAACGTCCAAATGCCAGGGAAACCACAGCACTGTTGGCAGGCCTGGAGTTGGGGGGACCAAGCACAAACTGCTCTGAGGATTGCTGAAAAATGGCATGAGGTAAAGCTGCACAAAACTTGGGAAGGGGAGCAAGTTTCCCTGCCTGGCTTAAACCTCTCACCCATGCAGATGGTGAATTCCCACCTAGTTTTTCTcataggtttgtttttttggttttttttttctcagtagatGGGTTAAAAACCACATGCTACAAAATGATTAATTTCCAACTTGAAAGCAAAAGTTGAGATTAATCATACTGAGCAATGCCAGTGTAGAGCATATGTTCTGCTTCATCTAAGCTTACATGAAGGATACAGGTTATTGAGAGGTGAGGACTTcctttttaatgttaaaaaaagaagtagttcataattttataaattatttaactTGGGGCTAAACCAGGAAATTGTCTCCACTTTCCAAATCTGGAGAAACCAAAAAAGTTTCACACTGAAAACAGATCTGAAATAAATCTGGCATCTATTGTCAGTCTCTGAAATAATACCACAGCTCTTAGGGAATATGAGCTGCCAGGGGAGAAGAGAAATATTCTTCAAGTAAAGAAcacatttaacatttttaactATTTCCACATTGCATATTATTCCTTTTATCactgaaaaatctttaaaaatcatttagcTTGTTTTAACTCTTTCCTTTACAAACTGCCTGGACTTACCCAGCACCATAACTTTTGGTATTTTAAACTATCACTGCATCCAGGAAGAGGCAAGCAAACCCAAACCTCTTACCTGATAGCAAAAAACTCTGCCCACAGGAATAAGAAGCTTGGCAGAGGCCCTAACGTCTCCAAAATGTAGATATAATGTCCTCCAGACTTGGTGATTCTTGTTCCAAGCTCAGCATAACACAAGGCACCTGGAAAAGTTCAGGTATAAATGTATCAAGTAAATAATCCCactgattttcccttttctgtgtgatttttcagtgattgaacaaattcatttaaaataagtaGTGAATGAGAGGAACAAAGAGAGGTTTAACAGAACCACTTTTCCCTATTTTTGTGCACTGCCGTGGTTTGAAGTAAGTTTTGAAGTAATTGGTTTATCTGTCAGGTGGAAAGAAATTCTCTATTTTGTGGTTAATGGTACAACATTTCCATGGAAGCTCTGTGAAAGGGCATGTGATAAAGATGCTGCACAGAGCTACAAGAGGCTTCCTTTGAAAAATACCCTGAATTCTTGCTTCTCCTCACAGTTAGACTGATGAAATGGTGCTTACAAAGCAGCTACAGCAGCTCAGCCACAAGCCACAGCTGAACTGGTCATTCCAATCATGTTTTTGGTCCCAGGCCACATTCTTGTGTCCTTATCTCGCATCTTCACATGAATCCCTTCCCTCCTTTGAATCCGGTGGTGATATGGCCATGCCCCCAAATTCCATGGCAATCATGCCATATTCAGGTCATGCAGGATGGTGACAACCTCAATGTTTCCTGCCTCCCTGTTGGAAAACTTGTGCAGAACTCCTGTTCAAAGCATCAAATATAGGCAGACAGCTCATCTCATTTATTCCAGTGGGTCCCTTTAAATGCTTCAAATATGCATATAAGTATGTTGCTGAGCTCATGCAATGGGACTTGTATATATGCCccactttaaagaaaaaaagaaaaaaagcataaaagaaCGCAGGCCTTTTAAATATACTGCAAAAAAGTGTCAGAGAAATGATCAGGGAGGCCATCAAACTGATAAAGGGAAGAACAAACCAACAAATCCAGCTACAAAATGCAATCACTTGATAAAGAGGCTCCCAAGGTCCTTTAGCAGAGTGTATCAAAGGATGCTGGAGAGGGAGAAACCTTTGCAAGTGCAGATCTTAACTATGGGATTACACATACATTACACACGCATTATAATTTACTGCTTTGCTTGATTAAAGAAAACACCATACTCCCAATAATACTGTCACCTtttcttcaagcagaagtgtaTAATGCACCAAACAACCACACAGAGGTTGCAGTGTGAAATAtcagtgtatatatatatatgctaaGAGCAAGAACAACTTGTTGCCTTATTAACAACTGAATGGCTCAGTTTCTAAACTTACATGTACATGCCACAGTGTcaaagtgggttttttaatatgaaatatttatccttacttgttttttgtttgttgttgttattgttgttggtttttctAGTAAGTTACAGCAGAAGAAGAATGTTAAGGTCACCCACTGTAATAAGAATTAGATTTCTCTCCTGGGCTGGGATAAACTCAATGTTGCCCTAATAGCACCTTTGGAGAGTTTCTGAGATGGTGATTTTATACAATTAATGAAAGAAACTATAAGCCATGTGTTTTATCCACTGTAACTTATAAGAGCTAAGTTATTTCAAAAAGAACTAGAATGAAACTGTCATCAAAAAGACAGCCCATTGTGAGAAAAGGCTGGTATTAAATGGCAGAAATCAAGCCAATGGTAACACACAGAAAGTGGGGCAGCATCAGACATGCCCACACCATTTCTTACAGACACCCAACATTCACCCCAGGCTGGTGCATACCCTGAAGCTCCCCAGGCATTCTGCTCaagctgctctctctgacagaaAGGGGGTCCCATGTGGCATATTGGACTCTCCCATCCTACTCTGTCCACAGTGTCTCTgaagagcacagcacagctctcagATTCCCTTTTAGGTGCCTGCATCTCCTTTCTACATTACAGAAGGAGTCCCCTCATTCTCTGCCAGCTTTCCTGGCAGAGATCATGCTGTCTCCATTTGTAGTCAGTCACTGTCACTCCCCCACCCTGGACTCATACATGAACTGATATATTCACAGACCCTAAGTGCTGGAAGCTTGTCCATTACCccaaggaaattatttgaaCTAAAAACTAGTAACCAGCCCCTGACCTCTTAAACACTTGTCGCAGCAGGAACCAGGAATTTTGGATTTATTAATTTCCCAACTTTCTAAACACAAAAATGCACAGGCTCCCCTCAGCTCCCAGGTACTTAAGCAAAGGCTGCCAAACAATGCTCAGCACTCACCAAACATGGAGAGGACCCCACAGGAAAACCAGACAACCAAGGAGAATCCCACGCTGCCGGAGTTTTTCAGCACTCCCTTGGGGGAAATAAAGATGCCACTGCCAACCATGCTGCCGATGAGCAGTGAGAAAGCCCGCAGCAGAGTTATCTTTTTCCTCAGGAAGATGGCCTCTTCTTTCTTGTCCTTCCCCATGACTTTCTTCCAGTCACAGGGGAATGTCTCACATTCAGGAGCTACAGTCTCTTAAGTGTCCTCAAGGCTCACCTGTAAGACAAGGAGTTAGGGATTCAAGGATCTTCTTTTCTAGAtaggttttgtgggtttttttggttttgttgttttgtttttttcagtgactGGACAAGAGCTGTTGAAGCTGTTCTCCTCAGCTGCAGGAAGTCAAACCACAGGTGTGTAGAACACCCTTGGTATCATCTTTCTCATCAGCACAGCTCCCAAGAGACACTTcaagtgttttcttcttcttcttccaggcagcacagagctttACATGTTGCATGCCAGCCACACCTCAGGATGATTCCCAAATTTGACTGTGAGTAATGTCAGATTGCCCCCAGACTGGAACTGGCCAACTTAGGGTTAATTTCATGGGCTCTAATATGGGGATACATTGatttcagaaaacagatttaaactggcagaaaacagatttaaagTTGCCAACTAACAAATCAATACTTTGAGAATCTCTGGGGTTAGAAAAACATTAAGCTGCATTACTTGGTGCACAGAGAGGATTTAAGCTTTTTTTACTTCCTATCCACCCTTGCTGAATGAACTAGCCCTGATTTTCTCACTAGAGCTCCTTTTTATCAGTGTTTCTTAATATAGTGTCCAGCTTTTTTGTTTTCGAAGTATTGAAGAGTCAGGAATAAGTACTGTTCACAATTGTAAGACAGAGCTTAGTCATTACTAACAGACATGCCATTTCTtctattaatataaaaattccTTGCTAATAACAGCAGCAGTGAAGTTTTTCCTAGAAAAGAAAGAACTTCAGACACTTCAGGGATCATGAGTTTATCCAGATTTAGTTTTCACAAACTGCAGCAACTTCCTACTTAATAACAGtggcagtgatttttttccaagaaaagaaGGAACTTCAAACACTTCAGGGATCATGAGTTTATCCAAATTTAGTTTTCACAATCTGCAGCAACTTCCCACTTACCCTccttgtctctctctctctatcaCCCCTAAATTGGCAACTTCACCAAGAAACTCACCTTTTGCTTAGGCAGGTAAGATGAATTCAGGTCAGTTACTACAGCCAAATTTGCTGCAGCAAACCTGTCTGTAGTTCTCCTAATAGCAAGGTAGAAGTTTTACACTAATAATTATCCCTAGTAGAGCAGGCAAGACTAGTCTGGAGGAGATAATTTGGTTCTTGTATGCACCACACATCCCCAACAATGCTCACGCACTCAGTTtcagtgcttttattttcattattctaACACAGTAAATTGCATTATGGAGAATATTTGTCCCAGCCCCATGGCCGTATATTATTGCAAAGTTACACTTTACATAAGACCCTATTTTATGGGTTTCTTGAATAAATTAGTAATTGCAGTGGTGTGTCCACAAGGAGAGAGTGGTTACCTCTAGGAGCAGACCTAAGCAGCCAGAAATTGCTTTCTTGGTAGAGAGATTAAAATGTTCCCCTAACTTTCAGGGGACAATTCTTGTTCCCACTCACCCGTGATACTTCTTTGCATGCCCTGTGTAAACTCAGTGTAACCAAGGTCTCTTCTCCCCCATCCCCAGCTCTTTTCCCACCTGGAAGCTGGCGGGAGGCAGTGGGGTTATCACTTTCTCTGCACACATATGACAAGCACATGCAGAAAGCCCtttctcctgccagcagcatgAGCTGGTTTCTCTGAGATTGTGCCAAAGCTGCACAAGCATCTTCTCAATCAAACCAGCCAAGTTTAGTTATTAAAACTAATGAGTCCCATAGGACTCCTTAAGGCTCAGATGGGTCTCATCAGCCTTGTCTGGTCCCACAGAACTGCTCCTCAGAGTCCCAAAAcctcacagggctgctctggaagagCAGGGATAGACCCCTGGGAGCCCCTCAACCCCTCAGCTGTAGTTCCTTCAGACACCAATTAATTACCTTAACGTGGAATACCAATACTGTCTGGTATTTCTGAGCTGAAATGAGACCTGCACAGCATTCATTTGCAGGGGTGAAACACAGAGCCTCACCAACTGAACCCAAACTGAAGAGAGATGCTGTACACAGCTATGACTAAAGCACCGTTTGGAGGTAATTAAAAGTGCACTTATCTGTTTGGCTGCGTTTTAAACAAAGCAGGTGCATTTACAGTCCATCAGATTCCCATTTCTGCTGGGATCCCGAAGCCACAGAAGACAGCGTCTGTTTGCAGGCTCTGAAATTACACAGAGAAagcaggggaggaaaaaaaaaatcaaatttacaAACCAGGTTAATGATCCAAAGTAAACATCAAACTCCATACTTTTCTCCCCgtgactctttttttttaatactactGCATGCAAAAGTATGTGGAGATAAAGCAATCTAGTCCTGTAAATTTGAGAAAGATGAAATGTATCAGGACTAGTTCCAGAAGTGGttgaaggaggaggaaaaaaggtggaaaagagaaaaaaaaatataaagagtAACAGAAAGTTATTGAATAGGACTTCAAAGAGTCACCTAGCAGAGCCTACAGCCCAGAGAGACCATTCCTGCCTGCTCAGTTTTCCAGCTACATTCCAGCAGCAGGCACATTAAAATTCAAGGATGTTAATCCTTGTGGCAATGCTTAAGAATATTCACAATGTGCTTAGCAGAAAGGGAACAGCTAAAGCTGCTTTGACTTAAACGATAGGCTCAAATCCTTCTTGTCCCAAAACGCAGTACCTTTACATGAGGGAGATCATCggtcagcagggctggaaaaaaacactgCTCAAACCTATTTCACATCTTATCACATATACTGGATCTTTCCTTCCTTGTTCTTGATTTGCACTGATTTTattgttggtttggggtttttttagctgTTAATCTTACCTCACAAGTACTGGAGGATGGACGGAGAGGGAGGAGATAGGCGTAAAGAGAGAATCATGTCTGTCACTCACAGTGGTGTCTAGAAGCCCCAGCCAAGAGCGGGACccactgtgctcagcacagaggCAAAGTGGATGTTACTCTGATAAAAACCTAGTGAGATAAACAAGCAagctggaaaaggagaggagggagacaACATCATTCTCAGCTGGGAGCTGAGACCTAGAACAACAAGTGACCTTTCTCCTCCAATCGTGCAGGGAGCGGGCGGCATCCCTGGGAAAGCAGACCAGAGTCCCACTTCAGTAACCTACCCCTTAAAAAACACCCCAACTACTAGGAAATATTCCTAAATATTtacagctgtattttctttggATCCTCAATCAATATCATATAGCCAAGAACAGGTTAACCCCTTCCTTTTTGTACTGCAAAAGATGTAGGCGTCAAACTATTCCTTGCAGTCTTGCTATTTTTGATCTTTTGGTGCCAAAAATGTCACTCTGCTTCAATGTCTACCACCAGGCACAGAATCTAactaaataaaagcagcagtgaaTGGCAGCTTTTTTATTCATGCATGAAACTAACATAAATAAACTTTAATGAGGCTGGTGGTGGTCTGTTCTGGGAACTCGATCAGAAAATCTATTTAAGAGACCTGAGAGGTGTTTGTTTATAGACCAAAATGAACACAAGAAACAGGCTGAAAGGACAAGACATGCAGCTCAACTTCTTTTCAGCATTCTACAGCTGGTTTGCCACCCTGGATAAGAAACCAGAAGGGACAGTAGTTATTAAATCAGGCTCAGGCTTGCAGCCCCAGTTGTAGTAATAAATCCATGCAATTGCCTTAGgtgtaaaagtaaaaataatttccattggCTTCTCTTTCTACAGAGTTTCACAAATATCATCTATCAAAAGACTACTATTTCCTAACATTTCTGTCTTAATGAAAAAATTTTGCCTTGACAGCAAAATTGCTCTTGGCTCAGGTCACAGCACTTTTATCATCTCATTTAGGCATTTCCAGTTATCCTTCAGACATGGGTAATTTTTTGGAAAACAGGCTGATGGTATGGTGAGTCTGGACCTCTTGATGTTATGAGGATGACCTTTTAGTTGAGAACTTAAAAGTGTTGAATCCACACTTTGGCTAAAAAATGGACTAAACCAAGACCAAGGTTTTCAAGCAGCTAAATTCCCATTGGCTTGAGAATTACTTCCTATCAGGATTTATATTCTACACCAACTTCGAAATTCTTCATTATGACCAGTCTGCCAGAGCAGACATTACAAATGAAGATGCTTTATAACCGTAGTGCTGATTGATTTCCAGGATGCACAGATCATACAGCATCATCTCACTTTTCTAGGCTTTCAATTATAACTCTCCATTCAGCTGCCACAGGGAACTTGCCCTTCCGTGTATTCAGAACTCATTTCCCATTAATGTTGTTGTGCAGGAACATTTCATGAATATTTCTCCCTCACATGTTGCCAGtgacacataaaatacaaatctgGAGAGATCACACCTAATTAGAAAAGACTCCAATCTTCTTCTACAGCACCAGCTATTAAAGACTGTCAGAAAAGTGCACCAGCAAGCATCCCTGTATGATGAACGGACTTGACTCCTCTTTCCTacaagcaggagcagggaatacCCAAGGCCCTTGCCTCCCAGCCCATCAGATCCAAAGGACCAACAACACCCAGAGCACCAGGCACTGGAGCACGTGAGTCctaggaaaacaaagaaacaaaacacttaaCAAGAGACTGTGTCACTTGGTTGTGTTTGCTGAGGCAAACATCTTGGCTCGACATTATCTCTAGTGGGGCACAGTGCAGGGAAGTGTCCTCAGGGCTTTGTTCTTTTATGGACAGTCTTCCAAGTAGAAAGCTGTTTTCACTCTCCAGATCAGACCTCCTCCCTGGAACAAGACAATCTGTCCTattcaaaactgttttcttaGCTGCGTAAGAGAGAAcgcaaacaaaaataaatctaaacATTTCTAGCAGAAGACACCCAACAGAGAAGTCTAATGCTGTAGCAAAGTACAGCCAAACTTTCCCCAAATGAGAAATCTTCTCAAAcacttcaaattaaaaaaaaaaaaaatccatatagAGAAACATTCCAATGGTTTGTGGCACTGTATCAGTGCTGAGATCTGGGGTTTTGTCTGCCTTTGAGCTGGAGCTAGGCAGTGCCAATGCTCAACAGCTCTTGCTCCTGCAGGGAAAATTCCTCCATGAGCCAGGCTTTCAGTTTACTTCAGGCCTTGGTTGAGGGCTATAAAGGACACTGCTTCCAAGCCATTTCTTAGTgacttaaaaaaagaacaagtttGAGACCCTCAGGGTGCTCCATGGGAGCTGTTACTCATCCCTGGGGCTgttgctctgcagggctgctatGGTGGGGTCTTTATCAAGGCCAGTATTCCCATCAGCAATAGGCCAATGGCACCATCATCCAGAACCAGGTGGTGCTTTAGAGCTGCAGACTAATCCTTAAGCCTCTGCATAAATGTTCTGCAAGAACAAGACACATTTCCTGAATGGGGGGCAATACCAAAGTGGCCGTGCTCA is part of the Cinclus cinclus chromosome 4, bCinCin1.1, whole genome shotgun sequence genome and encodes:
- the LOC134042998 gene encoding cystine/glutamate transporter-like, whose protein sequence is MGKDKKEEAIFLRKKITLLRAFSLLIGSMVGSGIFISPKGVLKNSGSVGFSLVVWFSCGVLSMFGALCYAELGTRITKSGGHYIYILETLGPLPSFLFLWAEFFAIRPANSAVVSLAFGRYMLEPFFAPCAAPVPAVKLVSLLGYYTVLTLNSWSVTWSARLQTALSIVKLLALALIIVPGMMLLAQGHTENFQDAFDRQSLVVDKLPLAFYAGMFAYSGWFQTSFVREELVKPERNIPLAVIVSVITVIVGYMLTNVSYYTVLGTQDVLASPAVAVSFVQRAFKSLISVVPVLVALSCFGTMNGGIFTFSRTLFVASREGQWPPLFSMIHIRRHTPLPAVMLMFPLVTAMVCIGDIYHLLNFFSFSRWLFIGLATLGLIVHRHRHPELHSPFKVPLFVPVSFTIICLFTVAMSFYSDPVNISIGCTMVLSGFPVYYLIIHRQMSDRCRNLFYYLTHKLQLLLEVVQQEIKTY